In Tursiops truncatus isolate mTurTru1 chromosome 19, mTurTru1.mat.Y, whole genome shotgun sequence, a genomic segment contains:
- the TMEM145 gene encoding transmembrane protein 145 isoform X3 has protein sequence MEPPRAPALRRLLLPPLLLLLLPLPPRARAKYVRGNLSSKEDWVFLTRFCFLSDYGRLDFRFRYPEAKCCQNILLYFDDPSQWPAVYKAGDKDCLAKESVIRPENNQVINLTTQYAWSGCQGDGLQLEYEMVLTNGKSFWTRHFSADEFGILETDMTFLLVFILIFFLSCYFGYLLKGRQLLHTTYKMFMAAAGVEVLSLLFFCIYWGQYATDGISNESLKILAKLLFSSSFLIFLLMLILLGKGFTVTRGRISHSGSVKLSVYMTLYTLTHVVLLIYEAKFFDPGQVLYTYESPAGYGLIGLQVAAYVWFCYAVLISLRHFPEKQPFYLPFFAAYTLWFFAVPVMALIANFGIPKWAREKIVNGIQLGIHLYAHGVFLIMTRPSAANKNFPYHVRTSQIASAGAPGPGGSQSADKAFPEHVYGNVTFISDSVPNFTELFSIPPPTSCVSPAAPAPEELLAPPLEYLTPLPAPPPPSTSRRLSPPPAFRTPSAPTPRRDHPPAPAPTLPDWVLALLRTPPRTPRAVPPPPAAFRGSPPPPRPPPEFDRRTPTPPLEYLAPLSRRP, from the exons ATGGAGCCCCCGCGCGCGCCCGCTCTGCGCcgcctgctgctgccgccgctgctactcctgctgctgccactgcccccCCGCGCCCGGGCCAAGTATGTGAGGGGCAACCTCAGCTCCAAGGAG GACTGGGTGTTCCTGACGAGATTTTGCTTCCTCTCGGATTACGGCCGACTGGACTTCCGTTTCCGATACCCTGAG GCCAAGTGCTGTCAGAACATCCTCCTCTATTTCGACGACCCATCCCAGTGGCCAGCCGTGTACAAGGCAGGGGACAAG GACTGCCTGGCCAAGGAGTCAGTGATCAGGCCAGAGAACAACCAGGTCATCAACCTCACCACCCAGTATGCCTGGTCAGGCTGTCAG GGAGATGGGCTGCAGCTGGAGTATGAGATGGTCCTCACCAATGGCAAGTCTTTCTGGACACGGCATTTCTCTGCTGATGAGTTTG GGATCCTGGAGACAGATATGACTTTCCTTCTCGTCTTCAtcctcatcttcttcctctcctgttACTTTGGAT ATTTGCTGAAAGGTCGTCAGTTGCTCCACACGACTTATAAAATGTTCATGGCTGCAGCAGGAGTGGAGG TCCTGAGCCTCCTGTTCTTCTGCATCTACTGGGGCCAATATGCCACTGATGGCATTAGCAATGAGAGTCTGAAGATCTTGG CCAAGCTGCTCTTCTCCTCCAGCTTCCTCATCTTCCTGCTGATGCTCATCCTTCTGGGGAAGGGATTCACGGTGACACG GGGCCGCATCAGCCACTCGGGCTCGGTGAAGTTGTCTGTCTACATGACCCTGTACACCCTCACCCACGTGGTGCTGCTCATCTATGAGGCCAAG TTCTTTGACCCGGGCCAGGTACTGTACACGTATGAGTCGCCAGCGGGCTACGGGCTCATCGGGCTACAGGTGGCAGCTTACGTGTGGTTCTGCTATGCCGTGCTCATCTCCTTGCGCCACTTCCCAGAGAAGCAGCCCTTTTATCTGCCCTTCTTTGCTGCCTACACCCTCTG GTTCTTTGCAGTTCCGGTCATGGCCCTGATCGCCAACTTTGGGATCCCCAAGTGGGCCCGGGAGAAGATTGTCAATGGCATCCAGCTGGGGATCCATTTGTATGCCCACGGCGTGTTCCTG ATCATGACACGCCCTTCGGCGGCCAACAAGAACTTCCCGTACCACGTGCGCACGTCGCAGATCGCCTCGGCCGGAGCCCCAGGCCCCGGAGGAAGCCAATCCGCAGACAAGGCCTTCCCGGAACACGTCTACGGGAACGTGACGTTCATCAGCGACTCGGTGCCCAACTTCACGGAGCTCTTCTCCATCCCCCCGCCCACCTCCTGCGTAAGCCCCGCGGCCCCGGCGCCGGAGGAGCTGCTGGCGCCGCCCCTGGAGTACTTGACCCCGCTCCCGGCCCCTCCACCGCCCTCCACGTCCAGGCGCCTGAGCCCACCCCCTGCCTTTCGCACCCCCAGCGCCCCAACGCCGCGCCGCGACCATCCCCCGGCGCCCGCGCCCACCTTGCCAGACTGGGTCCTGGCGCTGTTGCGTACGCCCCCTCGGACACCCCGCGCGGTGCCCCCGCCACCGGCGGCCTTCCGCGGTTCTCCCCCGCCTCCCCGGCCGCCGCCGGAGTTCGACCGGCGCACCCCGACGCCGCCCCTTGAGTACCTGGCCCCACTGTCCAGGCGCCCCTGA
- the TMEM145 gene encoding transmembrane protein 145 isoform X1, whose product MEPPRAPALRRLLLPPLLLLLLPLPPRARAKYVRGNLSSKEDWVFLTRFCFLSDYGRLDFRFRYPEAKCCQNILLYFDDPSQWPAVYKAGDKDCLAKESVIRPENNQVINLTTQYAWSGCQVVSEEGIRYLSCSSGRSFRSVRERWWYIALSKCGGDGLQLEYEMVLTNGKSFWTRHFSADEFGILETDMTFLLVFILIFFLSCYFGYLLKGRQLLHTTYKMFMAAAGVEVLSLLFFCIYWGQYATDGISNESLKILAKLLFSSSFLIFLLMLILLGKGFTVTRGRISHSGSVKLSVYMTLYTLTHVVLLIYEAKFFDPGQVLYTYESPAGYGLIGLQVAAYVWFCYAVLISLRHFPEKQPFYLPFFAAYTLWFFAVPVMALIANFGIPKWAREKIVNGIQLGIHLYAHGVFLIMTRPSAANKNFPYHVRTSQIASAGAPGPGGSQSADKAFPEHVYGNVTFISDSVPNFTELFSIPPPTSCVSPAAPAPEELLAPPLEYLTPLPAPPPPSTSRRLSPPPAFRTPSAPTPRRDHPPAPAPTLPDWVLALLRTPPRTPRAVPPPPAAFRGSPPPPRPPPEFDRRTPTPPLEYLAPLSRRP is encoded by the exons ATGGAGCCCCCGCGCGCGCCCGCTCTGCGCcgcctgctgctgccgccgctgctactcctgctgctgccactgcccccCCGCGCCCGGGCCAAGTATGTGAGGGGCAACCTCAGCTCCAAGGAG GACTGGGTGTTCCTGACGAGATTTTGCTTCCTCTCGGATTACGGCCGACTGGACTTCCGTTTCCGATACCCTGAG GCCAAGTGCTGTCAGAACATCCTCCTCTATTTCGACGACCCATCCCAGTGGCCAGCCGTGTACAAGGCAGGGGACAAG GACTGCCTGGCCAAGGAGTCAGTGATCAGGCCAGAGAACAACCAGGTCATCAACCTCACCACCCAGTATGCCTGGTCAGGCTGTCAG GTGGTGTCAGAGGAGGGAATACGCTACCTGAGCTGCTCTAGCGGCCGCAGCTTCCGCTCAGTGCGTGAAAGGTGGTGGTACATTGCACTCAGCAAGTGTGGG GGAGATGGGCTGCAGCTGGAGTATGAGATGGTCCTCACCAATGGCAAGTCTTTCTGGACACGGCATTTCTCTGCTGATGAGTTTG GGATCCTGGAGACAGATATGACTTTCCTTCTCGTCTTCAtcctcatcttcttcctctcctgttACTTTGGAT ATTTGCTGAAAGGTCGTCAGTTGCTCCACACGACTTATAAAATGTTCATGGCTGCAGCAGGAGTGGAGG TCCTGAGCCTCCTGTTCTTCTGCATCTACTGGGGCCAATATGCCACTGATGGCATTAGCAATGAGAGTCTGAAGATCTTGG CCAAGCTGCTCTTCTCCTCCAGCTTCCTCATCTTCCTGCTGATGCTCATCCTTCTGGGGAAGGGATTCACGGTGACACG GGGCCGCATCAGCCACTCGGGCTCGGTGAAGTTGTCTGTCTACATGACCCTGTACACCCTCACCCACGTGGTGCTGCTCATCTATGAGGCCAAG TTCTTTGACCCGGGCCAGGTACTGTACACGTATGAGTCGCCAGCGGGCTACGGGCTCATCGGGCTACAGGTGGCAGCTTACGTGTGGTTCTGCTATGCCGTGCTCATCTCCTTGCGCCACTTCCCAGAGAAGCAGCCCTTTTATCTGCCCTTCTTTGCTGCCTACACCCTCTG GTTCTTTGCAGTTCCGGTCATGGCCCTGATCGCCAACTTTGGGATCCCCAAGTGGGCCCGGGAGAAGATTGTCAATGGCATCCAGCTGGGGATCCATTTGTATGCCCACGGCGTGTTCCTG ATCATGACACGCCCTTCGGCGGCCAACAAGAACTTCCCGTACCACGTGCGCACGTCGCAGATCGCCTCGGCCGGAGCCCCAGGCCCCGGAGGAAGCCAATCCGCAGACAAGGCCTTCCCGGAACACGTCTACGGGAACGTGACGTTCATCAGCGACTCGGTGCCCAACTTCACGGAGCTCTTCTCCATCCCCCCGCCCACCTCCTGCGTAAGCCCCGCGGCCCCGGCGCCGGAGGAGCTGCTGGCGCCGCCCCTGGAGTACTTGACCCCGCTCCCGGCCCCTCCACCGCCCTCCACGTCCAGGCGCCTGAGCCCACCCCCTGCCTTTCGCACCCCCAGCGCCCCAACGCCGCGCCGCGACCATCCCCCGGCGCCCGCGCCCACCTTGCCAGACTGGGTCCTGGCGCTGTTGCGTACGCCCCCTCGGACACCCCGCGCGGTGCCCCCGCCACCGGCGGCCTTCCGCGGTTCTCCCCCGCCTCCCCGGCCGCCGCCGGAGTTCGACCGGCGCACCCCGACGCCGCCCCTTGAGTACCTGGCCCCACTGTCCAGGCGCCCCTGA
- the TMEM145 gene encoding transmembrane protein 145 isoform X2 translates to MEPPRAPALRRLLLPPLLLLLLPLPPRARAKYVRGNLSSKEAKCCQNILLYFDDPSQWPAVYKAGDKDCLAKESVIRPENNQVINLTTQYAWSGCQVVSEEGIRYLSCSSGRSFRSVRERWWYIALSKCGGDGLQLEYEMVLTNGKSFWTRHFSADEFGILETDMTFLLVFILIFFLSCYFGYLLKGRQLLHTTYKMFMAAAGVEVLSLLFFCIYWGQYATDGISNESLKILAKLLFSSSFLIFLLMLILLGKGFTVTRGRISHSGSVKLSVYMTLYTLTHVVLLIYEAKFFDPGQVLYTYESPAGYGLIGLQVAAYVWFCYAVLISLRHFPEKQPFYLPFFAAYTLWFFAVPVMALIANFGIPKWAREKIVNGIQLGIHLYAHGVFLIMTRPSAANKNFPYHVRTSQIASAGAPGPGGSQSADKAFPEHVYGNVTFISDSVPNFTELFSIPPPTSCVSPAAPAPEELLAPPLEYLTPLPAPPPPSTSRRLSPPPAFRTPSAPTPRRDHPPAPAPTLPDWVLALLRTPPRTPRAVPPPPAAFRGSPPPPRPPPEFDRRTPTPPLEYLAPLSRRP, encoded by the exons ATGGAGCCCCCGCGCGCGCCCGCTCTGCGCcgcctgctgctgccgccgctgctactcctgctgctgccactgcccccCCGCGCCCGGGCCAAGTATGTGAGGGGCAACCTCAGCTCCAAGGAG GCCAAGTGCTGTCAGAACATCCTCCTCTATTTCGACGACCCATCCCAGTGGCCAGCCGTGTACAAGGCAGGGGACAAG GACTGCCTGGCCAAGGAGTCAGTGATCAGGCCAGAGAACAACCAGGTCATCAACCTCACCACCCAGTATGCCTGGTCAGGCTGTCAG GTGGTGTCAGAGGAGGGAATACGCTACCTGAGCTGCTCTAGCGGCCGCAGCTTCCGCTCAGTGCGTGAAAGGTGGTGGTACATTGCACTCAGCAAGTGTGGG GGAGATGGGCTGCAGCTGGAGTATGAGATGGTCCTCACCAATGGCAAGTCTTTCTGGACACGGCATTTCTCTGCTGATGAGTTTG GGATCCTGGAGACAGATATGACTTTCCTTCTCGTCTTCAtcctcatcttcttcctctcctgttACTTTGGAT ATTTGCTGAAAGGTCGTCAGTTGCTCCACACGACTTATAAAATGTTCATGGCTGCAGCAGGAGTGGAGG TCCTGAGCCTCCTGTTCTTCTGCATCTACTGGGGCCAATATGCCACTGATGGCATTAGCAATGAGAGTCTGAAGATCTTGG CCAAGCTGCTCTTCTCCTCCAGCTTCCTCATCTTCCTGCTGATGCTCATCCTTCTGGGGAAGGGATTCACGGTGACACG GGGCCGCATCAGCCACTCGGGCTCGGTGAAGTTGTCTGTCTACATGACCCTGTACACCCTCACCCACGTGGTGCTGCTCATCTATGAGGCCAAG TTCTTTGACCCGGGCCAGGTACTGTACACGTATGAGTCGCCAGCGGGCTACGGGCTCATCGGGCTACAGGTGGCAGCTTACGTGTGGTTCTGCTATGCCGTGCTCATCTCCTTGCGCCACTTCCCAGAGAAGCAGCCCTTTTATCTGCCCTTCTTTGCTGCCTACACCCTCTG GTTCTTTGCAGTTCCGGTCATGGCCCTGATCGCCAACTTTGGGATCCCCAAGTGGGCCCGGGAGAAGATTGTCAATGGCATCCAGCTGGGGATCCATTTGTATGCCCACGGCGTGTTCCTG ATCATGACACGCCCTTCGGCGGCCAACAAGAACTTCCCGTACCACGTGCGCACGTCGCAGATCGCCTCGGCCGGAGCCCCAGGCCCCGGAGGAAGCCAATCCGCAGACAAGGCCTTCCCGGAACACGTCTACGGGAACGTGACGTTCATCAGCGACTCGGTGCCCAACTTCACGGAGCTCTTCTCCATCCCCCCGCCCACCTCCTGCGTAAGCCCCGCGGCCCCGGCGCCGGAGGAGCTGCTGGCGCCGCCCCTGGAGTACTTGACCCCGCTCCCGGCCCCTCCACCGCCCTCCACGTCCAGGCGCCTGAGCCCACCCCCTGCCTTTCGCACCCCCAGCGCCCCAACGCCGCGCCGCGACCATCCCCCGGCGCCCGCGCCCACCTTGCCAGACTGGGTCCTGGCGCTGTTGCGTACGCCCCCTCGGACACCCCGCGCGGTGCCCCCGCCACCGGCGGCCTTCCGCGGTTCTCCCCCGCCTCCCCGGCCGCCGCCGGAGTTCGACCGGCGCACCCCGACGCCGCCCCTTGAGTACCTGGCCCCACTGTCCAGGCGCCCCTGA
- the TMEM145 gene encoding transmembrane protein 145 isoform X9, which yields MPGQAVSLLAPPQVVSEEGIRYLSCSSGRSFRSVRERWWYIALSKCGGDGLQLEYEMVLTNGKSFWTRHFSADEFGILETDMTFLLVFILIFFLSCYFGYLLKGRQLLHTTYKMFMAAAGVEVLSLLFFCIYWGQYATDGISNESLKILAKLLFSSSFLIFLLMLILLGKGFTVTRGRISHSGSVKLSVYMTLYTLTHVVLLIYEAKFFDPGQVLYTYESPAGYGLIGLQVAAYVWFCYAVLISLRHFPEKQPFYLPFFAAYTLWFFAVPVMALIANFGIPKWAREKIVNGIQLGIHLYAHGVFLIMTRPSAANKNFPYHVRTSQIASAGAPGPGGSQSADKAFPEHVYGNVTFISDSVPNFTELFSIPPPTSCVSPAAPAPEELLAPPLEYLTPLPAPPPPSTSRRLSPPPAFRTPSAPTPRRDHPPAPAPTLPDWVLALLRTPPRTPRAVPPPPAAFRGSPPPPRPPPEFDRRTPTPPLEYLAPLSRRP from the exons ATGCCTGGTCAGGCTGTCAG CCTTCTTGCTCCTCCCCAGGTGGTGTCAGAGGAGGGAATACGCTACCTGAGCTGCTCTAGCGGCCGCAGCTTCCGCTCAGTGCGTGAAAGGTGGTGGTACATTGCACTCAGCAAGTGTGGG GGAGATGGGCTGCAGCTGGAGTATGAGATGGTCCTCACCAATGGCAAGTCTTTCTGGACACGGCATTTCTCTGCTGATGAGTTTG GGATCCTGGAGACAGATATGACTTTCCTTCTCGTCTTCAtcctcatcttcttcctctcctgttACTTTGGAT ATTTGCTGAAAGGTCGTCAGTTGCTCCACACGACTTATAAAATGTTCATGGCTGCAGCAGGAGTGGAGG TCCTGAGCCTCCTGTTCTTCTGCATCTACTGGGGCCAATATGCCACTGATGGCATTAGCAATGAGAGTCTGAAGATCTTGG CCAAGCTGCTCTTCTCCTCCAGCTTCCTCATCTTCCTGCTGATGCTCATCCTTCTGGGGAAGGGATTCACGGTGACACG GGGCCGCATCAGCCACTCGGGCTCGGTGAAGTTGTCTGTCTACATGACCCTGTACACCCTCACCCACGTGGTGCTGCTCATCTATGAGGCCAAG TTCTTTGACCCGGGCCAGGTACTGTACACGTATGAGTCGCCAGCGGGCTACGGGCTCATCGGGCTACAGGTGGCAGCTTACGTGTGGTTCTGCTATGCCGTGCTCATCTCCTTGCGCCACTTCCCAGAGAAGCAGCCCTTTTATCTGCCCTTCTTTGCTGCCTACACCCTCTG GTTCTTTGCAGTTCCGGTCATGGCCCTGATCGCCAACTTTGGGATCCCCAAGTGGGCCCGGGAGAAGATTGTCAATGGCATCCAGCTGGGGATCCATTTGTATGCCCACGGCGTGTTCCTG ATCATGACACGCCCTTCGGCGGCCAACAAGAACTTCCCGTACCACGTGCGCACGTCGCAGATCGCCTCGGCCGGAGCCCCAGGCCCCGGAGGAAGCCAATCCGCAGACAAGGCCTTCCCGGAACACGTCTACGGGAACGTGACGTTCATCAGCGACTCGGTGCCCAACTTCACGGAGCTCTTCTCCATCCCCCCGCCCACCTCCTGCGTAAGCCCCGCGGCCCCGGCGCCGGAGGAGCTGCTGGCGCCGCCCCTGGAGTACTTGACCCCGCTCCCGGCCCCTCCACCGCCCTCCACGTCCAGGCGCCTGAGCCCACCCCCTGCCTTTCGCACCCCCAGCGCCCCAACGCCGCGCCGCGACCATCCCCCGGCGCCCGCGCCCACCTTGCCAGACTGGGTCCTGGCGCTGTTGCGTACGCCCCCTCGGACACCCCGCGCGGTGCCCCCGCCACCGGCGGCCTTCCGCGGTTCTCCCCCGCCTCCCCGGCCGCCGCCGGAGTTCGACCGGCGCACCCCGACGCCGCCCCTTGAGTACCTGGCCCCACTGTCCAGGCGCCCCTGA
- the TMEM145 gene encoding transmembrane protein 145 isoform X8 — MEPPRAPALRRLLLPPLLLLLLPLPPRARAKYVRGNLSSKEDWVFLTRFCFLSDYGRLDFRFRYPEAKCCQNILLYFDDPSQWPAVYKAGDKDCLAKESVIRPENNQVINLTTQYAWSGCQVVSEEGIRYLSCSSGRSFRSVRERWWYIALSKCGGDGLQLEYEMVLTNGKSFWTRHFSADEFGILETDMTFLLVFILIFFLSCYFGYLLKGRQLLHTTYKMFMAAAGVEVLSLLFFCIYWGQYATDGISNESLKILAKLLFSSSFLIFLLMLILLGKGFTVTRGRISHSGSVKLSVYMTLYTLTHVVLLIYEAKIMTRPSAANKNFPYHVRTSQIASAGAPGPGGSQSADKAFPEHVYGNVTFISDSVPNFTELFSIPPPTSCVSPAAPAPEELLAPPLEYLTPLPAPPPPSTSRRLSPPPAFRTPSAPTPRRDHPPAPAPTLPDWVLALLRTPPRTPRAVPPPPAAFRGSPPPPRPPPEFDRRTPTPPLEYLAPLSRRP; from the exons ATGGAGCCCCCGCGCGCGCCCGCTCTGCGCcgcctgctgctgccgccgctgctactcctgctgctgccactgcccccCCGCGCCCGGGCCAAGTATGTGAGGGGCAACCTCAGCTCCAAGGAG GACTGGGTGTTCCTGACGAGATTTTGCTTCCTCTCGGATTACGGCCGACTGGACTTCCGTTTCCGATACCCTGAG GCCAAGTGCTGTCAGAACATCCTCCTCTATTTCGACGACCCATCCCAGTGGCCAGCCGTGTACAAGGCAGGGGACAAG GACTGCCTGGCCAAGGAGTCAGTGATCAGGCCAGAGAACAACCAGGTCATCAACCTCACCACCCAGTATGCCTGGTCAGGCTGTCAG GTGGTGTCAGAGGAGGGAATACGCTACCTGAGCTGCTCTAGCGGCCGCAGCTTCCGCTCAGTGCGTGAAAGGTGGTGGTACATTGCACTCAGCAAGTGTGGG GGAGATGGGCTGCAGCTGGAGTATGAGATGGTCCTCACCAATGGCAAGTCTTTCTGGACACGGCATTTCTCTGCTGATGAGTTTG GGATCCTGGAGACAGATATGACTTTCCTTCTCGTCTTCAtcctcatcttcttcctctcctgttACTTTGGAT ATTTGCTGAAAGGTCGTCAGTTGCTCCACACGACTTATAAAATGTTCATGGCTGCAGCAGGAGTGGAGG TCCTGAGCCTCCTGTTCTTCTGCATCTACTGGGGCCAATATGCCACTGATGGCATTAGCAATGAGAGTCTGAAGATCTTGG CCAAGCTGCTCTTCTCCTCCAGCTTCCTCATCTTCCTGCTGATGCTCATCCTTCTGGGGAAGGGATTCACGGTGACACG GGGCCGCATCAGCCACTCGGGCTCGGTGAAGTTGTCTGTCTACATGACCCTGTACACCCTCACCCACGTGGTGCTGCTCATCTATGAGGCCAAG ATCATGACACGCCCTTCGGCGGCCAACAAGAACTTCCCGTACCACGTGCGCACGTCGCAGATCGCCTCGGCCGGAGCCCCAGGCCCCGGAGGAAGCCAATCCGCAGACAAGGCCTTCCCGGAACACGTCTACGGGAACGTGACGTTCATCAGCGACTCGGTGCCCAACTTCACGGAGCTCTTCTCCATCCCCCCGCCCACCTCCTGCGTAAGCCCCGCGGCCCCGGCGCCGGAGGAGCTGCTGGCGCCGCCCCTGGAGTACTTGACCCCGCTCCCGGCCCCTCCACCGCCCTCCACGTCCAGGCGCCTGAGCCCACCCCCTGCCTTTCGCACCCCCAGCGCCCCAACGCCGCGCCGCGACCATCCCCCGGCGCCCGCGCCCACCTTGCCAGACTGGGTCCTGGCGCTGTTGCGTACGCCCCCTCGGACACCCCGCGCGGTGCCCCCGCCACCGGCGGCCTTCCGCGGTTCTCCCCCGCCTCCCCGGCCGCCGCCGGAGTTCGACCGGCGCACCCCGACGCCGCCCCTTGAGTACCTGGCCCCACTGTCCAGGCGCCCCTGA
- the TMEM145 gene encoding transmembrane protein 145 isoform X7: protein MEPPRAPALRRLLLPPLLLLLLPLPPRARAKYVRGNLSSKEDWVFLTRFCFLSDYGRLDFRFRYPEAKCCQNILLYFDDPSQWPAVYKAGDKDCLAKESVIRPENNQVINLTTQYAWSGCQVVSEEGIRYLSCSSGRSFRSVRERWWYIALSKCGGDGLQLEYEMVLTNGKSFWTRHFSADEFGILETDMTFLLVFILIFFLSCYFGYLLKGRQLLHTTYKMFMAAAGVEVLSLLFFCIYWGQYATDGISNESLKILAKLLFSSSFLIFLLMLILLGKGFTVTRGRISHSGSVKLSVYMTLYTLTHVVLLIYEAKFFDPGQVLYTYESPAGYGLIGLQVAAYVWFCYAVLISLRHFPEKQPFYLPFFAAYTLWFFAVPVMALIANFGIPKWAREKIVNGIQLGIHLYAHGVFLIMTRPSAANKNFPYHVRTSQIASAGAPGPGGSQSADKAFPEHVYGNVTFISDSVPNFTELFSIPPPTSCPLPRAAPDSGLPLFRDLRPPGPLRDL, encoded by the exons ATGGAGCCCCCGCGCGCGCCCGCTCTGCGCcgcctgctgctgccgccgctgctactcctgctgctgccactgcccccCCGCGCCCGGGCCAAGTATGTGAGGGGCAACCTCAGCTCCAAGGAG GACTGGGTGTTCCTGACGAGATTTTGCTTCCTCTCGGATTACGGCCGACTGGACTTCCGTTTCCGATACCCTGAG GCCAAGTGCTGTCAGAACATCCTCCTCTATTTCGACGACCCATCCCAGTGGCCAGCCGTGTACAAGGCAGGGGACAAG GACTGCCTGGCCAAGGAGTCAGTGATCAGGCCAGAGAACAACCAGGTCATCAACCTCACCACCCAGTATGCCTGGTCAGGCTGTCAG GTGGTGTCAGAGGAGGGAATACGCTACCTGAGCTGCTCTAGCGGCCGCAGCTTCCGCTCAGTGCGTGAAAGGTGGTGGTACATTGCACTCAGCAAGTGTGGG GGAGATGGGCTGCAGCTGGAGTATGAGATGGTCCTCACCAATGGCAAGTCTTTCTGGACACGGCATTTCTCTGCTGATGAGTTTG GGATCCTGGAGACAGATATGACTTTCCTTCTCGTCTTCAtcctcatcttcttcctctcctgttACTTTGGAT ATTTGCTGAAAGGTCGTCAGTTGCTCCACACGACTTATAAAATGTTCATGGCTGCAGCAGGAGTGGAGG TCCTGAGCCTCCTGTTCTTCTGCATCTACTGGGGCCAATATGCCACTGATGGCATTAGCAATGAGAGTCTGAAGATCTTGG CCAAGCTGCTCTTCTCCTCCAGCTTCCTCATCTTCCTGCTGATGCTCATCCTTCTGGGGAAGGGATTCACGGTGACACG GGGCCGCATCAGCCACTCGGGCTCGGTGAAGTTGTCTGTCTACATGACCCTGTACACCCTCACCCACGTGGTGCTGCTCATCTATGAGGCCAAG TTCTTTGACCCGGGCCAGGTACTGTACACGTATGAGTCGCCAGCGGGCTACGGGCTCATCGGGCTACAGGTGGCAGCTTACGTGTGGTTCTGCTATGCCGTGCTCATCTCCTTGCGCCACTTCCCAGAGAAGCAGCCCTTTTATCTGCCCTTCTTTGCTGCCTACACCCTCTG GTTCTTTGCAGTTCCGGTCATGGCCCTGATCGCCAACTTTGGGATCCCCAAGTGGGCCCGGGAGAAGATTGTCAATGGCATCCAGCTGGGGATCCATTTGTATGCCCACGGCGTGTTCCTG ATCATGACACGCCCTTCGGCGGCCAACAAGAACTTCCCGTACCACGTGCGCACGTCGCAGATCGCCTCGGCCGGAGCCCCAGGCCCCGGAGGAAGCCAATCCGCAGACAAGGCCTTCCCGGAACACGTCTACGGGAACGTGACGTTCATCAGCGACTCGGTGCCCAACTTCACGGAGCTCTTCTCCATCCCCCCGCCCACCTCCTGC
- the PRR19 gene encoding proline-rich protein 19 — MDPRGPALKPFQQPEKPGRVRRRKTRRERNEALVGSRRSLAHQDPAVASRDPHVVLRNSVAPAAPKLVVITQGRLSREHRGLFSHEVKSLDVARLLSSGSLESGTPVLPTKSSPSPGRAQEPAPPSRGKENQVPGASGPGPPSPPQLPGLGQLLGELQCQLILPQAFPRRNLVQEARDAIVGTLQACHGCVPDLSLVLRGCQPHLPGTKPRGPERQRMTSSWINSPEEAPGEGRQRRREGTKELTFAVPHTSGTPTVYPVNLAPPKGPWPPALSSLPSPSGAACGPPTAFDLLKSIWLVDTPPPPRPWGIGPPQPLPQPPSPLLSRTSALDWSPSPPAPLPSLSWVVARSSPEAWCFPPMRLY, encoded by the exons ATGGACCCCAGGGGGCCAGCCCTCAAGCCTTTCCAGCAGCCTGAGAAACCTGGTCGTGTCCGCCGTCGGAAGACCAGGCGGGAGCGTAACGAGGCCCTGGTGGGCAGTCGCCGGTCATTGGCCCATCAGGATCCTGCCGTGGCCAGTCGGGATCCACATGTGGTTCTCCGGAATTCTGTGGCGCCTGCTGCCCCCAAGCTCGTGGTCATAACCCAGGGGCGCCTGAGCCGGGAGCACCGGGGTCTCTTCAGCCACGAGGTGAAATCTCTGGACGTGGCACGGCTGCTTAGCAGTGGGTCCCTAGAGTCAGGCACCCCTGTACTCCCCACCAAGTCCTCCCCAAGCCCAGGCAGGGCCCAAGAACCAGCCCCACCGTCAAGGGGCAAGGAAAACCAAGTGCCTGGAGCCTCGGGCCCAGGCCCACCCAGTCCCCCCCAGCTCCCTGGCTTGGGGCAGCTGCTGGGGGAGCTGCAATGCCAGCTGATTCTGCCACAGGCCTTCCCCAGGAGGAACCTAGTAcaagaggccagggatgccatCGTGGGCACCTTACAGGCCTGCCATGGCTGTGTGCCTGACCTTAGTCTGGTGCTCCGGGGCTGCCAGCCACACTTGCCAG GGACCAAGCCTAGGGGCCCTGAGAGACAAAGGATGACATCCTCCTGGATCAACAGCCCTGAGGaggccccaggggaggggaggcagaggaggcGAGAGGGGACAAAGGAGCTCACCTTCGCCGTGCCTCACACCTCCGGCACTCCTACTGTGTACCCGGTGAACCTGGCACCACCTAAAGGTCCCTGGCCACCCGCATTGTCCTCGTTGCCTTCGCCATCTGGGGCGGCCTGCGGCCCCCCAACAGCCTTTGATCTGCTGAAAAGCATCTGGCTGGTAGAcacacctccccctccccggccctgGGGGATTGGACCGCCACAACCCCTGCctcagccaccatcacccttGTTGTCCCGAACCTCTGCCCTGGACTGGAGCCCCAGCCCCCCTGCCCCACTGCCCAGCCTCTCCTGGGTGGTGGCCCGGAGCAGCCCAGAGGCCTGGTGCTTTCCACCCATGAGGCTGTACTGA